From the Nodularia sp. NIES-3585 genome, one window contains:
- a CDS encoding MlaE family lipid ABC transporter permease subunit yields the protein MSETKSKSSLGAWSQRLLAAIFLGGQVIVHLLKGKINWRNTLEQMAAVGPDSLFIALLTAVFVGAVFTIQVAREFINFGAGNLVGGVLAVALTRELSPVLTAVVLAGRVGSAFAAEIGTMRVTEQIDALFILKTDPIDYLVIPRLLACCLMLPILTLLSLITGILGGLVIATNIYGIADTVFLDSARNLVGIWDILSALIKACCFGLLIAVIGCSWGLTTKGGAKGVGQSTTTAVVTSLLIIFTSNFFLSWLMFQGTGSAMLQGF from the coding sequence TTGAGTGAAACTAAATCCAAATCCAGTTTAGGAGCATGGAGTCAGCGACTCCTGGCGGCGATTTTCCTGGGTGGACAAGTAATAGTTCACCTCTTGAAGGGCAAAATTAATTGGCGCAACACTTTAGAGCAAATGGCAGCTGTTGGCCCAGACTCCCTATTTATTGCCCTGTTAACGGCTGTCTTTGTGGGCGCAGTGTTTACAATTCAGGTAGCGCGGGAGTTTATTAACTTTGGCGCTGGTAATCTCGTTGGCGGAGTGCTGGCCGTAGCATTGACACGAGAACTATCACCCGTGCTAACCGCAGTGGTTTTGGCGGGGAGAGTTGGTTCTGCCTTTGCAGCCGAAATAGGTACTATGCGGGTGACCGAGCAAATCGATGCTTTATTTATCTTAAAAACTGATCCCATCGATTACCTTGTTATCCCTCGCCTGCTTGCTTGCTGTTTAATGTTGCCAATTTTAACCCTTCTGTCTTTAATTACAGGGATTTTAGGGGGATTAGTTATTGCGACGAATATATATGGTATTGCCGATACCGTATTTCTAGACTCCGCTCGTAACCTTGTGGGCATTTGGGACATTCTCAGCGCCTTAATTAAGGCGTGCTGCTTTGGCTTATTAATAGCCGTCATTGGTTGCAGTTGGGGTCTGACGACTAAGGGAGGAGCTAAAGGGGTGGGACAATCAACCACAACGGCTGTTGTTACTTCTTTGCTGATTATATTTACCAGCAACTTCTTTCTTTCATGGTTAATGTTTCAGGGAACGGGTAGTGCAATGTTGCAAGGGTTTTGA
- a CDS encoding DUF3119 family protein — MSTKKTGLETVTSSFAPSTSTVELQPSYNIPIVLLISAIPLVVVQLWVGIVIALLGLFLLIQTLTIRLHFTPTDLDIYRGEKLLRSFPYQEWQNWRIFWNGIPILFYFKEVNSIHFLPILFDPKTLKSCLEERCPRI, encoded by the coding sequence ATGTCTACTAAAAAAACAGGATTGGAAACTGTGACCAGTTCATTTGCGCCTTCAACATCAACTGTGGAACTCCAGCCTAGTTACAATATCCCTATTGTGTTGCTGATTTCTGCTATTCCACTAGTGGTAGTACAGCTTTGGGTAGGAATAGTAATCGCATTGTTGGGCTTATTTCTTTTAATCCAAACTCTGACAATACGGTTACACTTTACTCCTACAGACTTAGATATTTATCGAGGCGAAAAATTACTTCGGAGCTTTCCCTACCAGGAATGGCAAAATTGGCGAATCTTCTGGAATGGAATTCCTATCCTGTTTTATTTTAAGGAAGTCAACAGCATTCACTTTTTACCGATTTTGTTTGACCCCAAAACCCTGAAATCTTGCCTAGAAGAACGTTGTCCACGGATATGA
- a CDS encoding DUF3086 domain-containing protein, producing MNPEESQTPEQIDEWLEQIEAENPKPEKPENSSVESFLEAEAPTSSTDIQPNNVKLEPIISHPEVVDSASESTEESTVELGVPLEIETPVLLSDVKSESQDNSLYTEAEERVAELQRTEAVLKAEIANLEVSYKTLQEQLSETQTSLGRLVQESLVQLEQRKQALQISVEQLERRQERIRNEMRTTFAGTSQDLAIRVQGFKDYLTGSLQDLAMSAEQLQLTPPVVAERAKPVAQEEKPVQEQPGTPQFAQQQFQDTTSKIRRLIDQYRSKPDYYGPPWQLRRTFEPVHAERVSDWFFNQGGRGALRSMGSRLQNILIASAVASILHRLYGNRIRTLVLANTPERLGEWRRGLQDCLGIARPDFGPDRGVALFETPEALAQKADRLVKANQLPLIIIDDSFEQISLAMLQFPLWLAFAPDPKTVRNYNDDF from the coding sequence ATGAACCCAGAGGAATCTCAAACTCCAGAACAGATTGATGAGTGGTTGGAACAAATAGAAGCGGAAAACCCGAAGCCAGAAAAGCCAGAAAACTCATCTGTAGAATCATTCCTGGAAGCAGAAGCGCCAACTTCATCAACTGATATACAACCAAATAACGTCAAACTTGAGCCAATCATCTCTCATCCAGAAGTGGTGGATTCTGCATCTGAGTCCACAGAAGAGTCAACTGTGGAATTGGGAGTCCCGTTAGAAATAGAAACTCCTGTACTACTGTCAGACGTAAAATCAGAGTCTCAAGATAATTCACTATACACCGAAGCTGAGGAAAGAGTTGCCGAGTTGCAACGGACAGAAGCAGTGCTGAAGGCGGAAATAGCCAATTTAGAAGTGAGTTACAAAACCCTTCAGGAACAACTCAGTGAAACTCAAACTTCTTTAGGACGACTTGTACAAGAGTCACTGGTGCAGCTAGAACAACGCAAACAAGCACTACAAATTTCTGTAGAACAGCTAGAACGCCGCCAAGAACGTATTCGGAATGAAATGCGAACTACTTTTGCGGGAACATCCCAAGATTTAGCTATTCGGGTACAGGGCTTTAAAGACTATCTCACTGGTAGTTTACAGGATTTGGCTATGTCAGCAGAGCAATTGCAACTGACACCACCTGTGGTAGCAGAACGAGCTAAACCTGTAGCCCAAGAGGAGAAACCCGTCCAAGAACAGCCGGGAACACCGCAGTTTGCCCAACAACAGTTTCAAGATACTACAAGTAAAATTCGCCGCCTGATTGACCAATATCGTAGTAAACCTGATTATTATGGCCCGCCTTGGCAACTGCGCCGCACTTTTGAACCTGTCCACGCGGAACGAGTTTCTGATTGGTTCTTCAACCAAGGGGGACGGGGTGCTTTGCGGAGTATGGGTAGCCGCTTGCAGAATATTCTCATTGCTTCGGCTGTGGCTTCGATATTACATAGGTTATATGGGAATCGCATCCGCACTCTGGTTTTAGCTAATACACCAGAACGTTTAGGTGAATGGCGGCGCGGTTTGCAGGACTGCTTGGGAATTGCTCGCCCTGATTTTGGCCCGGATAGAGGTGTGGCTTTGTTTGAAACGCCGGAAGCTTTAGCTCAAAAGGCAGACAGATTGGTGAAGGCTAATCAATTACCTTTGATTATCATTGATGATTCGTTTGAGCAAATCAGTTTAGCAATGTTGCAATTTCCTTTGTGGTTGGCTTTTGCTCCTGACCCTAAAACTGTGAGAAATTATAATGATGATTTTTAG
- the plsY gene encoding glycerol-3-phosphate 1-O-acyltransferase PlsY: MAIWLSLCGVALVVAYLLGSFPTGYIAGKLLKGIDIREVGSGSTGATNVLRTLGKGPGAFVLVIDCLKGVLAIALIYWLFSFALTQNLIPSTVDIPIWQPWIITLVGLLAILGHSKSIFLGFSGGKSVATSLGILLAMNWQVGLATAAVFAVFIAISRIVSLSSISGAIAVPILMFVLQQPLPYILFGLAGGLYVILRHRTNIERILAGMEPKIGQKLATEEGADC, encoded by the coding sequence ATGGCGATTTGGCTCAGTTTGTGTGGTGTGGCTTTGGTGGTAGCTTATCTGTTGGGTTCTTTTCCCACTGGCTACATTGCAGGGAAGCTGTTAAAGGGTATTGATATTCGCGAGGTTGGTTCGGGTTCAACGGGCGCGACTAATGTCTTAAGGACTTTGGGGAAGGGGCCGGGAGCTTTTGTTTTAGTGATTGATTGCTTGAAGGGTGTTTTAGCGATCGCTCTTATTTACTGGTTATTCTCTTTTGCTCTGACTCAAAATCTTATCCCCTCTACGGTAGATATTCCAATTTGGCAACCCTGGATAATTACCTTGGTTGGCTTATTGGCCATTTTGGGACACAGTAAATCCATTTTTTTGGGCTTTTCTGGGGGGAAATCTGTGGCTACCAGTTTAGGCATTTTATTAGCGATGAATTGGCAGGTGGGTTTGGCTACAGCCGCGGTTTTTGCTGTATTTATCGCTATATCCAGGATTGTATCATTGAGTTCGATTAGCGGTGCGATCGCGGTTCCTATTTTGATGTTCGTTTTACAGCAACCGCTACCTTATATTCTGTTTGGTCTTGCTGGCGGATTATATGTGATTTTACGTCATCGGACTAATATTGAGCGGATACTTGCTGGTATGGAACCGAAGATTGGTCAGAAGTTAGCCACGGAAGAAGGTGCTGATTGCTGA
- a CDS encoding tRNA-binding protein codes for MTQINYDDFEQVEICVGRIIDVKDFPQARKPAYKLWIDFGELGVKKSSAQITKLYNSEDLKNKLILAVTNFPPRQIADFMSEVLVLGIVGENGEVVLIQPDRDVPLGKRIS; via the coding sequence ATGACACAAATTAACTATGACGACTTTGAGCAAGTAGAAATTTGTGTGGGTAGAATCATCGACGTTAAAGATTTTCCCCAAGCCCGAAAACCTGCTTATAAACTATGGATAGACTTTGGTGAATTGGGCGTTAAAAAATCTAGCGCCCAAATTACTAAACTGTATAATTCCGAAGATTTAAAAAACAAATTAATCTTAGCTGTAACTAACTTCCCACCTCGTCAAATCGCTGATTTCATGTCAGAAGTTTTAGTCTTAGGCATAGTTGGGGAAAATGGCGAAGTTGTGTTAATTCAACCAGATAGAGATGTACCATTAGGCAAAAGAATATCATAA
- the tatC gene encoding twin-arginine translocase subunit TatC has product MTPTQDVTTPDIDQEQYGNSEIDPLNELPDEVEMSLFDHLEELRQRIFYSLIAVAVGVIGCFIAVKPIVKLLEVPAQGVKFLQLAPGEYFFVSIKVAGYSGLVLSSPFILYQIIQFLLPGLTRRERRLLGPVVLGSSVLFLAGLVFAYLLLIPAALNFFISYGEDVVDQLWSIDKYFEFVLLLLFSTGLAFQIPIIQVLLGNLGIVSSQRMIAGWRYVIMGAVVLGAVLTPSTDPLTQSLLAGAVLGLYFGGIGLVKLTGK; this is encoded by the coding sequence ATGACACCCACACAAGATGTAACTACTCCTGATATTGACCAAGAGCAATATGGCAACTCAGAAATTGATCCTCTCAATGAGTTGCCAGATGAAGTGGAAATGTCCCTTTTCGACCACCTAGAAGAGTTACGACAACGCATTTTCTATTCTCTAATTGCTGTCGCAGTTGGTGTTATTGGCTGTTTCATTGCCGTGAAGCCAATTGTCAAGTTACTGGAAGTCCCAGCCCAGGGAGTCAAATTTCTCCAACTTGCTCCCGGAGAATACTTCTTTGTCTCCATCAAAGTTGCAGGTTACAGTGGCTTAGTGCTTTCTAGTCCCTTCATTCTTTACCAAATTATCCAATTCTTGCTTCCAGGACTAACTCGCCGGGAACGCCGCTTACTGGGGCCAGTAGTCTTGGGTTCCAGTGTGCTGTTTTTAGCTGGTTTAGTATTTGCCTACTTGCTACTAATTCCCGCCGCATTGAATTTTTTCATTAGCTACGGTGAAGATGTCGTAGACCAACTGTGGTCGATTGACAAATACTTTGAATTTGTGCTGCTACTGTTATTTAGTACTGGTTTAGCATTTCAAATTCCCATTATCCAAGTGTTATTAGGTAATTTAGGAATTGTTTCCTCCCAAAGGATGATTGCTGGCTGGCGTTATGTAATTATGGGCGCAGTAGTTCTAGGTGCTGTCCTCACCCCTTCCACTGACCCCCTCACCCAAAGTTTGTTAGCAGGGGCAGTATTAGGACTGTACTTTGGTGGTATTGGTCTAGTGAAACTCACAGGTAAATGA
- a CDS encoding transglycosylase SLT domain-containing protein has protein sequence MLKKLQKKHISLIAFAALFAFSAGAMVSAPEIGKFLGQGFSLARNQPEQISPANQAQSTVFPLVSQSRTERATKLEAIANGSSSPDRERARYLLASDLIDTRDAEQALSYLQGLEKSYPSLGPYILLKQAQAQGILGESGKASDLRQRVLREYPEAAGKAKALYMIALPEHHDTAIAQFPSHPLTWDIIQKRLRENPNQPQLRLILAQYAYNQPGIVGVLDQLVKEPNLKPEEWEIVGTAYWENNQFAKAGDAYIKAPPTPRNLYRAARGIQIGGKEQPKAIATYNQLVQKFPDASETGLALLRLSELARTRKDALPYLDRVIANFPQQASSAVVEKAKIYQGLKDQKSAQQAWELLLSKYGSSNQAAEYRWNKANEQAKAQNYAGAWQWAQPIATNNPNSILAPRAGFWVGKWAIRLGKQQEAKAAYEYVLSQFPYSYYAWRSAANLGLNVGNFDNVRQLQPEIVPNTRPVPPAGSDTFKELYLLGEDNDAWLQWETEFLNKLQPTVAEQFTEGLMRLVRGQNLSAIGLISRLEDRETPEEQAEYQALSQQIKYWQARYPFLYRQEIKKWSTERQLNPLLVTGLMRQESMFEPKIKSVVGATGLMQVMPATGEWIAPQINLDSKTINLEDPNENINLGTWYLDFTHRQYNNNSMLAIASYNAGPGNVARWLRTIGKNDPDDFVEDIPFNETKNYVRQVFGNYWNYLRLYNPEISAKVAKYSETHPKLPQR, from the coding sequence ATGCTGAAGAAACTACAAAAAAAACACATTTCTCTCATTGCTTTTGCGGCACTGTTTGCCTTTTCAGCAGGCGCAATGGTATCAGCACCTGAAATCGGAAAATTCTTAGGACAAGGGTTCAGCTTGGCGAGAAATCAGCCTGAACAAATTTCTCCAGCTAACCAAGCCCAGTCAACCGTATTTCCACTAGTATCACAGTCTCGCACAGAACGGGCGACAAAACTAGAAGCGATCGCCAATGGTTCCAGTTCACCAGACAGGGAACGCGCCCGTTATTTATTAGCCAGTGATTTAATTGACACTAGGGACGCGGAACAAGCTTTAAGTTATCTCCAAGGGCTAGAAAAAAGCTATCCCAGTCTCGGCCCCTATATTTTACTGAAACAGGCACAGGCACAGGGCATACTGGGTGAGAGCGGTAAGGCTTCCGATCTGAGGCAAAGAGTACTCAGAGAGTATCCTGAAGCAGCTGGAAAAGCCAAAGCTCTATATATGATTGCATTACCAGAGCATCATGATACAGCGATCGCGCAGTTTCCTTCTCATCCGCTTACCTGGGACATTATTCAGAAGCGGTTACGAGAAAATCCGAATCAGCCACAATTGCGGTTAATTCTGGCGCAGTACGCCTATAATCAACCTGGAATCGTCGGCGTGTTAGATCAGTTAGTCAAAGAGCCGAATCTCAAACCCGAAGAATGGGAAATTGTGGGTACAGCTTATTGGGAAAATAATCAATTTGCGAAAGCGGGTGATGCCTATATTAAAGCACCCCCAACACCCCGCAATCTTTACCGGGCTGCAAGAGGGATACAAATAGGAGGTAAAGAACAGCCAAAAGCGATCGCCACTTACAATCAACTAGTCCAAAAGTTTCCCGATGCTAGCGAAACGGGACTGGCTTTATTACGTTTGTCCGAATTGGCTAGAACCCGTAAAGATGCTTTGCCCTATCTTGACCGAGTAATTGCTAATTTTCCTCAACAAGCTAGTAGTGCAGTAGTAGAAAAAGCCAAAATTTACCAAGGACTCAAAGACCAAAAGTCCGCTCAACAGGCTTGGGAATTGCTCTTAAGCAAATACGGCAGTTCTAATCAAGCCGCAGAGTATCGCTGGAACAAAGCCAACGAGCAAGCCAAAGCCCAAAATTACGCCGGGGCTTGGCAATGGGCGCAACCAATTGCTACCAACAATCCTAATAGTATTTTGGCTCCCAGAGCAGGTTTTTGGGTGGGCAAATGGGCTATTAGATTAGGAAAACAGCAAGAAGCGAAAGCCGCTTATGAGTATGTGCTGAGTCAATTTCCTTACTCTTACTATGCTTGGCGTTCAGCTGCCAATCTGGGGCTGAATGTCGGCAACTTTGACAACGTGCGCCAATTGCAACCAGAAATAGTTCCTAATACACGTCCAGTACCTCCCGCAGGTTCAGACACCTTCAAAGAACTGTATTTGTTAGGTGAAGACAATGATGCTTGGTTGCAATGGGAAACAGAATTTTTGAATAAACTCCAGCCGACAGTAGCCGAACAATTTACTGAAGGGTTAATGCGGCTAGTTAGGGGACAAAATCTCTCAGCAATTGGTCTGATTTCTCGACTAGAAGACAGAGAAACACCAGAAGAACAAGCCGAGTATCAGGCTTTGAGCCAACAAATAAAATACTGGCAAGCTCGTTATCCTTTTCTCTATCGCCAGGAAATTAAAAAATGGTCTACTGAACGGCAGTTAAATCCTTTGCTAGTTACAGGCTTGATGCGTCAGGAGTCCATGTTTGAGCCAAAAATTAAATCGGTGGTCGGTGCGACTGGTTTAATGCAGGTCATGCCCGCTACAGGTGAATGGATTGCGCCTCAAATAAATTTGGATAGCAAAACCATTAATTTAGAAGATCCCAACGAAAATATTAATCTGGGGACATGGTATTTAGATTTTACGCATCGGCAGTATAACAATAACTCCATGTTAGCGATCGCCAGTTATAATGCCGGTCCCGGCAACGTCGCCAGATGGCTACGAACTATTGGTAAAAATGATCCAGACGATTTTGTGGAAGACATTCCTTTTAATGAAACTAAAAATTACGTGCGGCAAGTATTTGGGAATTACTGGAATTATCTGCGACTTTACAATCCAGAGATTTCGGCTAAGGTAGCGAAATATTCAGAAACACATCCAAAATTGCCTCAGAGGTAA
- a CDS encoding FAD-dependent hydroxylase: MALTQLHQNFSLAQTPPDHRGYDYDLVIVGGGIIGLTLASALKDSGLSVLLIEAKVASAAVAKGQAYAIHMLSALIYQGIGIWEEISPQIAKYCQVRLSDADYPDVVEFATDDLGTSELGYVAEHQALLQPLQEFVHNCPNVTYLCPAEVVKTEYQQDIVAIDIKIADQIQTVRSKLVVAADGSRSRIREAAGIKTNGWKYWQSCIVAFVKPEKPHNNTAYERFWTSGPFAILPLPGNRCRIVWTAPHAEAQALCALDDEQFLAELSRRYGNQMGKLELLGDRFIFPVQLMQSDRYVLPRLALIGDAAHNCHPVGGQGLNLGIRDAAALAQVLQTAFAAGEDIGNVKILKRYERWRKLENLTILGFTDLLDRVFSNNFLPLVLVRRLGLGMMRRIPMLKVFALKLMIGLKGRTPELARR, encoded by the coding sequence ATGGCGCTCACACAGCTACATCAAAACTTTTCCCTTGCACAAACACCGCCAGATCATCGGGGATATGATTATGATTTGGTCATTGTCGGCGGTGGAATTATTGGTTTAACTTTAGCTTCGGCTTTGAAGGACTCAGGCTTAAGTGTGCTGCTAATTGAGGCCAAAGTCGCATCAGCAGCAGTAGCCAAAGGACAAGCTTATGCAATTCATATGCTTTCGGCGCTCATTTACCAGGGAATTGGTATTTGGGAGGAAATATCGCCTCAAATCGCTAAGTATTGCCAAGTTCGGCTTTCTGATGCCGATTATCCCGATGTGGTGGAATTTGCTACGGATGATTTAGGTACTTCAGAGTTGGGTTATGTGGCGGAACATCAAGCGCTGTTACAACCTTTGCAGGAGTTTGTCCACAATTGTCCGAATGTGACTTATCTGTGTCCGGCTGAGGTGGTAAAGACAGAATATCAGCAGGATATTGTGGCTATAGATATTAAAATTGCTGATCAAATTCAGACAGTCCGCAGTAAATTAGTTGTAGCTGCCGATGGTTCGCGATCGCGTATTCGAGAAGCTGCCGGAATTAAAACCAACGGCTGGAAATATTGGCAGTCTTGTATTGTAGCATTTGTTAAACCAGAAAAACCACACAATAACACTGCTTACGAAAGATTTTGGACAAGTGGCCCCTTTGCGATATTACCTCTGCCGGGGAACCGTTGCCGCATTGTTTGGACAGCCCCCCACGCAGAAGCACAAGCTTTGTGTGCCTTAGATGACGAGCAATTTTTGGCAGAACTCAGCCGCCGCTATGGTAATCAAATGGGTAAGTTAGAATTACTAGGCGATCGCTTTATTTTTCCAGTCCAACTCATGCAAAGCGATCGCTATGTACTACCCAGATTAGCCTTAATTGGTGATGCCGCCCACAATTGTCATCCCGTCGGCGGACAAGGTTTAAACTTAGGGATTCGAGACGCAGCCGCTTTAGCGCAAGTGTTACAAACAGCCTTCGCCGCAGGTGAAGATATTGGCAATGTCAAAATCCTCAAACGCTATGAACGCTGGCGCAAGCTAGAAAACCTGACAATATTAGGTTTCACCGATTTATTAGATCGAGTATTTTCTAATAACTTTTTACCACTAGTATTAGTTCGTCGCCTCGGTTTGGGGATGATGCGGCGCATACCCATGTTAAAAGTGTTTGCGCTGAAATTGATGATTGGGTTAAAAGGACGTACCCCAGAATTAGCCAGACGGTGA
- a CDS encoding metallophosphoesterase, whose translation MKLITEPSISEKIHKMKQRVRWLHPQIVSQGIDQTSMVIDDGKEDHPEFSFMVIGDTGTTSHYGHHPQRKVAELMLPHKDDCRFVLHTGDVIYAVGSHEYYGKNFIQPYREFLQGGDKPDHIAYDHMVFNLPFLPVLGNHDYYDVPFMYRLFTGSTRPLRPFLRYKDIEIGWHGSNQGDAYARAFLDYIVAIASPKELQSHLDQHYTAIIGAGRCLRYQPGKFTRLPNRYYTFRYGGIDFFALDSNTFNTPAPLPETPEGEMNRRELQQRRQKIDQEEEQILATCDQLNPEKPTEAEQLDYLNAKLDQINEIKIDIEKQLASNATDIIDFEQLNWLKNRLIESWNTCEVRGRIIFFHHPPYVTEATKWNQAQTLAVRHRLRWVLEQVAQTLGSQTKDRSIVDLIFNGHAHCLEHICTVNTGYADSHINCIISGGSGHFPRRQRREGNELIETFTELPGNPQKKVADSLLFVGRKGEYSQQHLPYSCVRIDVQAGNPPKFIVRPLIAERVGEQWHTPQIPPFII comes from the coding sequence ATGAAATTAATTACTGAACCATCCATTTCCGAGAAAATCCACAAAATGAAGCAAAGAGTGCGGTGGCTTCATCCGCAGATAGTTTCTCAGGGAATCGACCAAACCAGCATGGTAATTGATGATGGTAAAGAAGATCATCCTGAATTTTCCTTTATGGTAATTGGTGACACTGGTACAACGTCTCATTATGGTCACCATCCCCAACGCAAAGTTGCCGAATTAATGCTCCCCCATAAAGATGATTGCCGTTTTGTCTTACATACTGGCGATGTTATTTATGCGGTGGGTTCCCATGAGTATTATGGTAAAAATTTTATTCAACCTTATCGGGAGTTTCTCCAAGGCGGGGACAAACCCGATCACATTGCTTATGACCACATGGTGTTCAATCTGCCGTTTTTGCCAGTGTTGGGTAATCACGATTACTATGATGTGCCATTCATGTATCGTTTATTTACAGGCAGTACGCGGCCGTTGCGTCCATTCCTGCGCTACAAAGACATTGAGATTGGTTGGCATGGATCAAATCAAGGAGATGCTTATGCTAGGGCATTTCTTGACTACATAGTAGCGATCGCATCCCCAAAAGAATTACAAAGTCATTTAGATCAACACTACACAGCTATAATTGGCGCGGGGCGCTGTTTGCGCTATCAACCCGGAAAATTCACCCGTTTACCCAACCGCTATTACACCTTTCGTTACGGTGGTATCGACTTTTTCGCCTTAGATTCCAACACCTTTAATACACCAGCCCCCTTACCAGAAACTCCAGAAGGAGAAATGAACCGCCGGGAATTGCAACAGCGTCGCCAAAAGATAGACCAAGAAGAAGAGCAGATTTTAGCAACCTGCGACCAACTCAACCCGGAAAAACCAACCGAAGCCGAACAACTCGATTATCTCAATGCCAAATTAGACCAAATCAACGAAATAAAAATTGACATTGAAAAACAACTAGCATCCAACGCTACAGATATTATTGATTTTGAACAACTTAATTGGCTAAAAAACAGACTCATAGAATCTTGGAACACTTGTGAAGTCCGCGGCAGAATTATCTTCTTTCACCATCCGCCCTACGTCACAGAAGCCACAAAGTGGAATCAAGCACAAACCTTAGCAGTCCGTCATCGCCTCCGCTGGGTATTGGAACAGGTAGCCCAAACCCTCGGTTCCCAAACCAAAGACCGTTCCATAGTCGATTTAATTTTCAACGGACACGCCCACTGTTTAGAACATATTTGCACAGTTAATACAGGATATGCTGATTCTCATATTAACTGTATCATCTCTGGTGGCAGTGGTCATTTTCCCCGCCGTCAACGTCGAGAAGGCAACGAATTGATAGAAACCTTTACAGAACTTCCTGGAAATCCCCAGAAAAAAGTTGCCGATTCCCTACTATTTGTCGGTCGTAAAGGTGAGTATTCTCAGCAGCATCTACCTTACTCCTGTGTCAGAATTGACGTTCAAGCAGGTAATCCCCCCAAATTCATCGTCAGACCTTTAATAGCTGAACGTGTAGGCGAACAATGGCACACTCCTCAAATTCCACCATTCATAATATAA
- a CDS encoding DUF429 domain-containing protein: MKFIGIDLGWKSQPSGLCCLELTAGKLQILDLDRLELIADILTWIDKTVEPEEPAMIAVDAPTLIPNPIGSRLPDKLTHKYFGKYHAGCYPANQNLPFAERTVNFGLELESRGFAHAPTIDPQKLGRYQIEVFPHPATINLFNLERILKYKKGRINERRLELIKLQNYILDILPTLTPPLCTLRLCGSFTSEIPTTGAALKAAEDKLDSLICAYVAAHWWHWGEQRNLVLGDRTTGYIVIPGKMGSGEWGVGSGE, from the coding sequence ATGAAATTTATCGGCATTGACTTAGGCTGGAAATCCCAACCAAGCGGCTTATGCTGCTTAGAATTAACAGCAGGAAAGCTGCAAATACTAGATTTAGATCGGCTAGAACTTATTGCAGATATCCTGACATGGATAGATAAAACTGTAGAACCAGAAGAACCAGCTATGATTGCCGTAGACGCGCCCACCTTGATCCCCAACCCCATCGGTAGCCGTCTACCCGATAAACTCACACACAAATACTTTGGCAAATATCACGCCGGATGCTACCCCGCCAATCAAAATTTACCCTTTGCAGAACGGACAGTCAACTTTGGTTTAGAATTAGAATCCCGTGGATTTGCCCATGCACCCACCATTGATCCCCAAAAACTGGGCAGATATCAAATAGAAGTTTTTCCCCATCCAGCAACAATTAACTTATTCAACTTAGAACGCATCTTGAAATATAAAAAAGGACGCATCAATGAGCGTCGCTTAGAACTAATTAAACTGCAAAATTATATTTTAGATATTCTCCCAACACTGACTCCCCCTCTGTGTACTCTGCGCCTCTGTGGTTCCTTCACTTCCGAAATCCCCACCACAGGCGCAGCCCTCAAAGCAGCCGAAGACAAACTAGATAGCTTAATTTGTGCGTATGTAGCAGCCCACTGGTGGCATTGGGGAGAACAACGTAACTTAGTATTAGGCGATCGCACCACAGGCTACATAGTCATCCCTGGAAAAATGGGGAGTGGGGAGTGGGGAGTGGGGAGTGGGGAATAG